The candidate division WOR-3 bacterium genome includes the window GCAAGGCGGATAGAGGAGGATGCCCTCCACTCGTCCAAGGGCCACCACGAAGCGGCTCGTCTCTGGACCAACTTCCACTATTCCATGGGAGTGCCCACTGTCCTGATGGCGGCCGTTGCAGGGGCGGCTGCCCTCACGCAGTTCGACTACAGTGGGATCATCGCCGGCATCTTGGCCATACTGGTCACGGGGATGACGGCCGTCACTACATTCATCGACCCTTGTGCGAAGGCCAGTTCTCACCAAGTTGCAGCCACCAAGTATAGCGCGCTGCGCAACTCCGTTAGGCTCTTTCATCGCGTGGAGCTCTTCACTGACGAAGCTGAGTCCAGTCTGCT containing:
- a CDS encoding SLATT domain-containing protein, with protein sequence MTANVKSEFANEARRIEEDALHSSKGHHEAARLWTNFHYSMGVPTVLMAAVAGAAALTQFDYSGIIAGILAILVTGMTAVTTFIDPCAKASSHQVAATKYSALRNSVRLFHRVELFTDEAESSLLKRLKEFSQRRDELNHDSPQIPRWAYLRARKGIEAGEADHEVDSHDSK